A region from the Borreliella burgdorferi B31 genome encodes:
- a CDS encoding plasmid maintenance protein, with translation MQNFPNKTKIPTCHNKHQHKLISLTSTLDFLNKKDKKYTQQNILYCFNENLKRNGLAPTTLRTMQNYLYKLEKVLKVTTNYYQHMGVNCGTEIYYKLKYPKKECYQKINKYFKERKNSRFKSRVNNHFKDNVSKNSSVNSVECLNNKNNNTKEERKIKEIEKYQLRNYFNNCNFKTEEALSILYLNIDKDTKIEAINILKQNEIALIKKFNIKKSCMKEKQKKLKEILHNTRKKLEENGYNPKQLEINLQKVYENYKYKPHFIIENHKYSDLNNIKRKLEKSIERKKENSQQNYQNLKENIFNILIEQLKKETNIEILKPITKKYLNNQKKIEYNKVFGTYYLELLEIIRKQKNSLTTEEFNIKAI, from the coding sequence ATGCAAAATTTCCCAAATAAAACAAAAATTCCAACTTGCCACAACAAACACCAACACAAATTAATATCTCTTACTTCAACGCTAGATTTTCTAAACAAAAAAGATAAAAAATACACACAACAAAACATACTCTACTGCTTTAACGAAAATCTAAAAAGAAATGGGCTAGCTCCCACTACACTAAGAACAATGCAAAATTATCTTTACAAATTAGAAAAAGTACTAAAAGTTACAACTAATTACTACCAACACATGGGTGTAAATTGTGGAACTGAAATTTACTATAAACTAAAGTATCCCAAAAAAGAATGTTACCAGAAAATCAACAAGTACTTTAAAGAACGAAAAAACTCTAGATTTAAATCTAGAGTTAATAACCATTTTAAAGACAATGTTTCTAAAAATAGTAGTGTAAATTCAGTGGAGTGTTTAAATAATAAAAATAATAATACAAAAGAAGAAAGAAAGATTAAAGAAATAGAAAAATATCAACTAAGAAATTATTTCAATAATTGTAACTTTAAAACGGAAGAAGCTCTTTCTATTTTGTATTTAAATATTGATAAAGATACTAAGATTGAGGCAATAAATATCTTAAAACAAAATGAAATTGCCCTAATAAAAAAATTCAATATAAAAAAATCTTGCATGAAAGAAAAACAAAAAAAATTAAAAGAAATTCTACACAACACTAGGAAAAAATTAGAAGAAAACGGGTACAATCCCAAACAATTAGAAATAAATTTACAAAAAGTATACGAAAATTACAAATATAAGCCCCACTTTATTATTGAAAATCATAAATATAGCGATTTAAACAATATAAAGCGTAAATTAGAAAAGTCGATTGAAAGAAAAAAAGAAAATTCTCAACAAAATTATCAAAATTTAAAGGAAAATATTTTCAATATCCTTATTGAACAACTAAAAAAAGAAACAAATATTGAAATTCTAAAGCCAATTACCAAAAAATATTTGAATAACCAAAAGAAAATAGAATACAATAAAGTATTTGGTACATATTATCTTGAATTATTGGAAATAATAAGAAAACAAAAAAATTCTTTAACCACAGAAGAATTTAACATAAAGGCTATATGA
- a CDS encoding DUF226 domain-containing protein, protein MESAMEPIETIKKGKCKVECQNKERFILIEKENGKAMYHTKIMMDIYKFGVYEKKHEFRLSLRALFNGERIVEETHLYPIKEGDKFIGIFYGYRKPIKKPLIKYKINGTRKAYALARAYYMEFRFKAGSVFCYFKGLYRLLDKKRTNNHYNKVLFSMFADLEQQVYKFYGKKYPEQGPLIKWIIKNLK, encoded by the coding sequence ATGGAAAGTGCAATGGAGCCTATTGAAACTATAAAAAAGGGCAAATGTAAAGTTGAATGTCAAAATAAAGAACGCTTTATTTTAATTGAAAAAGAAAATGGTAAAGCAATGTACCATACAAAAATAATGATGGACATTTACAAATTTGGAGTATATGAAAAAAAACATGAATTTAGACTATCATTAAGGGCCCTATTTAATGGGGAAAGAATTGTTGAAGAAACTCACTTATACCCAATTAAAGAAGGAGATAAGTTTATTGGTATTTTTTATGGCTATAGAAAACCAATCAAAAAACCTTTAATAAAGTATAAAATAAATGGAACTAGAAAAGCATATGCATTAGCAAGAGCATATTATATGGAATTTAGATTTAAAGCCGGAAGTGTTTTTTGCTATTTTAAGGGGCTATATCGTTTATTGGATAAAAAAAGAACAAATAATCATTACAACAAAGTTTTATTTAGTATGTTTGCAGATTTAGAACAACAAGTATATAAATTTTATGGGAAAAAATACCCGGAGCAAGGACCGTTAATAAAATGGATAATAAAAAACCTAAAATAA
- a CDS encoding ParA family protein: MDNKKPKIITIASIKGGVGKSTSALFYGNILAKERHKVLIIDSDPQASITSYFLFKLKEQNVNVENYNLYEVFKQRKYIENCIFTVSNCLDIIPSSLELSVFNSESIPLQDNLLEKRLLTIKSKYDYVIIDTNPSLGHLLNNALVITNYLIIPINSDLWAVESIDLILDAINKVYRNDITPYFLVTGALERQNIDKEIIFNLENRYKENLIGVIPKRDDIKKVLFYRKEFSSKTDYYQEYKKSLDKMLKIK; this comes from the coding sequence ATGGATAATAAAAAACCTAAAATAATAACAATAGCGTCAATCAAGGGCGGTGTTGGTAAAAGCACAAGTGCCTTATTTTATGGCAATATTTTAGCTAAAGAAAGACATAAAGTATTGATAATTGATAGTGATCCACAGGCCAGTATTACTAGTTACTTTTTGTTTAAATTAAAAGAACAAAATGTGAATGTCGAAAATTACAATCTTTATGAAGTTTTTAAACAAAGAAAATATATAGAAAATTGCATTTTTACAGTATCTAATTGTTTAGATATAATTCCCAGTTCCTTAGAATTATCTGTTTTTAATTCAGAAAGCATACCATTACAAGACAACCTTTTAGAAAAAAGACTTTTGACTATTAAATCTAAATATGATTATGTGATAATCGATACAAATCCCAGCTTAGGACATCTTTTAAACAATGCTTTAGTAATTACCAATTATTTAATAATACCAATTAATTCCGATTTATGGGCAGTTGAAAGTATAGATCTAATATTAGATGCAATAAATAAAGTTTATAGAAATGATATTACACCTTATTTTTTAGTGACGGGGGCACTAGAGAGACAAAACATAGATAAGGAAATAATATTTAATTTGGAGAATAGATATAAAGAAAATCTAATAGGAGTTATTCCTAAAAGAGATGATATCAAAAAAGTGCTGTTTTATAGAAAAGAATTTTCTTCAAAAACAGACTATTATCAAGAATATAAAAAATCTTTAGATAAAATGTTAAAAATAAAATAA
- a CDS encoding chromosome replication/partitioning protein yields the protein MSIKNKMIITKRIDIKENMSKMESLEEIHKEEYLRLKDKLKTLTTDDIYNKIETAKILNAINQKKLYILDGYKNFYSFLADFKIAKSQAYKYIKIVSGVEKGIIDYNFIANNGIEKTIKQLESNNVIKKSRQNPIKPLRFQLKKQESYDFYKKNGKFTGFLLEELLESQTDLINKLLKKYKQLKGY from the coding sequence ATGAGCATTAAAAATAAAATGATAATAACCAAAAGAATAGATATAAAGGAAAATATGTCTAAAATGGAGTCATTAGAAGAAATTCATAAAGAAGAATATTTGAGATTAAAAGACAAATTAAAAACTCTAACAACGGATGATATTTATAATAAAATAGAAACAGCAAAAATATTAAATGCGATTAATCAAAAAAAACTGTATATTTTAGACGGATATAAAAATTTTTATAGCTTTTTAGCTGATTTTAAAATCGCTAAATCTCAAGCATATAAATATATAAAAATAGTATCGGGCGTAGAAAAAGGTATTATTGACTATAATTTTATTGCTAATAATGGCATTGAAAAAACAATTAAACAATTGGAAAGTAACAATGTTATTAAAAAATCTAGGCAAAATCCAATAAAGCCTTTAAGGTTTCAACTTAAAAAGCAAGAAAGTTATGATTTTTATAAAAAAAATGGGAAGTTTACTGGGTTTTTATTGGAAGAACTTCTTGAAAGTCAAACAGATTTGATTAATAAGCTTTTAAAAAAATATAAACAATTAAAAGGATATTAA
- the bdr gene encoding Bdr family repetitive protein — MRNLVHRTYDIESIKNEFLNIGFSEEAIDFVFLHNDNYNYEVLKEKIIDVEKNLQKDISSLDTKIDNVEKNLNVKIDNVEKNLNIKIDSVKNELNSKIDSLDTKIDNVEKTLQKDISSLNTKIDSVEKTLQKDIFSLDNKINVLKNELTASNRTIQVILIMGITLAPIIYSIFNKHFLN, encoded by the coding sequence ATGAGAAATTTGGTGCACAGAACATATGATATAGAAAGCATAAAAAATGAATTTTTAAACATAGGATTTAGTGAAGAGGCAATAGATTTTGTTTTTCTTCATAATGATAATTACAACTATGAGGTTTTAAAAGAGAAAATAATTGATGTAGAAAAGAATTTGCAAAAAGACATATCTAGTTTAGATACTAAGATAGATAATGTAGAAAAGAATTTAAATGTTAAGATAGATAATGTAGAGAAGAATTTAAATATTAAAATAGATAGTGTTAAAAATGAACTTAATTCTAAAATAGATAGTTTAGATACTAAGATAGATAATGTAGAAAAAACTTTGCAAAAAGATATATCTAGCTTGAATACTAAAATAGATAGTGTAGAAAAAACCTTACAAAAGGATATATTTAGCCTAGATAATAAAATAAATGTTTTAAAAAACGAACTTACTGCAAGTAATAGAACAATACAAGTAATTTTAATAATGGGAATAACGCTTGCTCCAATTATTTATTCTATATTCAATAAGCATTTTTTAAATTAA